The region GGTGAGCGATTCGAACTGATCATCGAGGGCACCGAGGGCAATCATCTGCGCGGCGGGCCCGACAACCTCGTTTACCGCGCAGCTCAACGGGTCTGGAAAGCCGCGAATATGGAACCTGTGGCCCTGGAAGCAAGGGTCCGTCTGGCAGTGCCGCCAGCGAGGGGGCTGGGCAGCAGCGCCACCGCCATTGTCGCCGGACTGATGGGAGCCAATGCGCTCGTCGGTGAACCCCTCAGCAAGGAAAAACTGCTGGAGCTGGCCATCGACATCGAGGGGCATCCCGACAATGTCGTTCCCTCCCTGCTTGGAGGGCTCTGCATGACCGCCAAGGCTGCCTCTCAGCGCTGGAGGGTGGTGCGTTGCGAATGGATCAGCAGCGTCAAGGCCGTGGTGGCCATTCCATCGATTCGCCTGAGCACGAGCGAAGCCCGTCGCGCCATGCCGAAGGCGGTCCCCATCAGTGATGCCGTGGTCAACCTGGGGGCGCTCACCCTGTTGCTGCAGGGCCTTCGCACCGGTAACGGCGAGCTAATCGCGGATGGCATGCACGACCGCCTGCATGAGCCCTATCGCTGGCGCCTGATCAAGGGCGGGGATGACGTCAAAGCCGCGGCCCTGGAGGCGGGAGCCTGGGGGTGCGCCATCAGCGGGGCCGGGCCAAGCATCATCGCCCTTTGCGCCGAAGACAAGGGCCAGGCCGTGAGCAGGGCCATGGTCAAGGCCTGGGAAGCCGCCGGCGTGGCCAGCCGGGCTCCTGTGCTGAATTTGCAGACCTCCGGAAGCCACTGGCAGCCCGCCGATGCTGGGTAGTTGTACCCAGATCACAGGATCAGCCCTGTTAGCTTTGTTAACGATTGCGGACGCTGAATGGACTTCGGGCTAGCGACGGACGCAATGGCGGGTTCAACCTTCCCCTGGCTGTCGCTGATTGTTCTGCTTCCAGCGTTCGGAGCACTGCTGATGCCCCTGATGCCAGGGGACGATGAGCATCCCTCACCCTGGCCGCGCAACTTCGCCCTGATCGTGCTGTTCGCGGACCTTCTATTGATGTTGCTGGTGTTCAGCACCCGGTTTGATCCCAGCTTGAGCGGTCTTCAACTGGTGGAACGGGTCAGCTGGCTTCCCTCCATCGGCCTCGAGTGGTCCCTTGGGGCGGATGGCCTCTCCGCACCTCTGGTGGTGCTCAGTGGGTTGGTCACGTTCCTCTCCGTCGCCGCGAGCTGGTCGGTGCAGCGCAAATGCAAGCTGTACTTCGCATTGCTGCTGGTGCAGGCGTCAGCCCAGGGTCTGGTCTTCCTTTCACAGGATTTCCTGCTCTTCTTCCTGGCCTGGGAGCTGGAATTGGTGCCGGTTTACCTGCTGATCGCCATCTGGGGCGGACAGAACCGTCAATATGCCGCCACCAAATTCATCCTCTACACAGCCCTGGCCTCTCTGCTGATCCTGATCAGCGGACTGGCCCTGGCGTTGTCCGGTGATCAGTTCACCCTGAATCTCACGGAACTGGCCTCCCGTTCCCCCGGCGGCAGCTTCGGCCTTCTCTGTTACCTGGGATTCCTGGTTGGCTTCGGCGTGAAGCTGCCGATGTTCCCGCTTCACACCTGGCTGCCGGATGCCCACGGCGAAGCGAACGCTCCAGTGTCAATGCTGCTGGCGGGCGTGCTGCTGAAGATGGGCGGTTACGCCCTGTTGCGTTTCAACGTCCAGATGCTGCCAGACGCCCATCTCACCCTGGCTCCTGCGCTGGTGATCCTCGGCATCGTCAACATCGTTTATGGCGCTCTCAACGCCTTCGCCCAGGACAACGTCAAACGACGGATCGCCTGCAGTTCCGTCAGTCATATGGGTTTTGTGCTGCTCGGCATCGGTGCCGTGGATGCTCTGGGCATCAGCGGCGCGATGTTGCAGATGGTGAGCCACGGACTGATCGCTGCCGCAATGTTCTTTTTCACCGGCGTCTTTTACGAGCGAACCAAAACCCTGTCCATTCCGAACATGGGTGGCCTGGCAAAAGCGCTGCCGATCACGTTTGCTTTTTTCCTGGCCAGCTCACTCGCATCTCTGGCCCTCCCGGGCATGAGCGGTTTCATCAGTGAAATCACGGTGTTCCTCGGCATCACCAGTCAGGAGGGCTTCACCTCGCTGTTCCGTGCCATCACCGTGCTTCTGGCCGCCATTGGCCTGGTGCTGACGCCGATCTACCTGCTCTCCATGTGCAGAAGGGTGTTTTTTGGCCCCAGGATCCCAGCCTTGGCCAGTGTTGAAGACATGCGCCCCAGGGAACTGGTGATCGGCATGAGCCTGCTGGTACCGACCCTGGTGATCGGCATCTGGCCAAGGATCGCCATGGACCTCTACGAAGCATCCACCGACAACCTGGCCACTGACCTGGGCCAGCGGGCTCTGGTGGCCCTGATCGAGCACCTACCCATCGGTTGAAATGATCACCTCCATGCCCTCCCCCCTGCTTGAGGGTCACGGCCTTCCCTGTTTCGAGCAGATCACACCGGATCTGGTCCACCAGGACATCCCAGTCCTGCTGTCTCAACTTGAACAGCAGTTCACAGAACTGGAGACGACGCTTCAGTCCAGAATGGACAGATGCGCCTCCATCAGCTGGGAGGAGGTGATGCAGCCGATGCAGCGCATCGGAGAGCGTCTCCGCTGGAGTTGGGGTGTGATCTCCCACCTCAACGGCGTCTGCAATTCGCCGGAGCTGCGTGAAGCCCACGCGGCCCAACAACCCGAGGTAGTCCGCCTTGGCAACCGCCTGGGTCAGAGCAAGGTGCTGCATCAGGTTCTCTGCCGCCTGAGGAACGAGCCGAGCGAGCCCCTCAGCCCCACCCGCCAGCGAATACTCGACTCCGAACTGCTGTCGATGCAACAGCGGGGTGTCGGTCTCGATGGCGAGCATCAAACCGCCTTTAACCAGGCCAGCGAACGTCTTGCCGCCCTCTCCACCAGCTTCGGCAATCACGTTCTTGATGCCACCCAGCAATGGACCCTCAAGCTCACCAATCCAGAGCAGGTAAAGGGTCTCCCGAAGCGAGCACTGGAGGCCCTAGCGGCCGCAGCACGGGATTCCGGTGACGCAGAAGCCAGTGCCGACGAGGGACCGTGGCTGGTGGGTCTGGACATGCCTCGATATATCCCGGTTCTCACCCACGCCGATGACAGGACACTGCGGGAGACCGTTTATCGAGCCCATGTCAGCCGTGCCTGCCAGGGAGAGCTGGACAATGCTCCGCTGATCGAGGAAATCCTCGGACTGCGCCGGGAGCAGGCCCAGCGGCTTGGCTACGCCCATTGGGCCGAACTCAGCCTTGCCAGCAAGATGGCCGACGACGTTCCGGCCGTCGAAGCGCTGCTGGAGGAGCTGCGTGCCGCGGCCTATCCAGCCGCCGAGATGGAGCTGGAGCAACTCAAGGCCTGCGCCAGCCGACATGGTGCTGCCGAAGCCAACGCCCTGGCCCCCTGGGACATCACCTATTGGTCAGAAAAACTGCGGCGCGAACGGTTTGATCTGGACCAGGAAGCCCTGCGCCCATGGTTCCCGCTGCCTCAGGTGCTCGACGGCCTGTTCGGCCTTTGTTCGCGCCTGTTCGATGTGGAGATCACTCCGGGAGATGGGGAGGCTCCTGTGTGGCATAACGACGTGCGTTTCTTTGACGTCCGTCGCCGTGGTGGCGAGCCGATCGCCGCGTTTTATCTCGATCCCTACAGCCGTCCCGCTAGCAAACGCGGTGGAGCCTGGATGGACGAGTGTCTCGGGCGTCACCGCACCAGTGACGGCAGTCTGGTGCTGCCTGTGGCTTATTTGATCTGCAACCAGACTCCCCCCGTTGGAGAGGCCCCCAGCCTGATGAGCTTCGAAGAG is a window of Synechococcus sp. A15-24 DNA encoding:
- the thrB gene encoding homoserine kinase; this translates as MAQPRIGQKVVVDVPATTANLGPGFDCLGAALDLNNRFAMRRIEGSGERFELIIEGTEGNHLRGGPDNLVYRAAQRVWKAANMEPVALEARVRLAVPPARGLGSSATAIVAGLMGANALVGEPLSKEKLLELAIDIEGHPDNVVPSLLGGLCMTAKAASQRWRVVRCEWISSVKAVVAIPSIRLSTSEARRAMPKAVPISDAVVNLGALTLLLQGLRTGNGELIADGMHDRLHEPYRWRLIKGGDDVKAAALEAGAWGCAISGAGPSIIALCAEDKGQAVSRAMVKAWEAAGVASRAPVLNLQTSGSHWQPADAG
- a CDS encoding NAD(P)H-quinone oxidoreductase subunit 4, producing MDFGLATDAMAGSTFPWLSLIVLLPAFGALLMPLMPGDDEHPSPWPRNFALIVLFADLLLMLLVFSTRFDPSLSGLQLVERVSWLPSIGLEWSLGADGLSAPLVVLSGLVTFLSVAASWSVQRKCKLYFALLLVQASAQGLVFLSQDFLLFFLAWELELVPVYLLIAIWGGQNRQYAATKFILYTALASLLILISGLALALSGDQFTLNLTELASRSPGGSFGLLCYLGFLVGFGVKLPMFPLHTWLPDAHGEANAPVSMLLAGVLLKMGGYALLRFNVQMLPDAHLTLAPALVILGIVNIVYGALNAFAQDNVKRRIACSSVSHMGFVLLGIGAVDALGISGAMLQMVSHGLIAAAMFFFTGVFYERTKTLSIPNMGGLAKALPITFAFFLASSLASLALPGMSGFISEITVFLGITSQEGFTSLFRAITVLLAAIGLVLTPIYLLSMCRRVFFGPRIPALASVEDMRPRELVIGMSLLVPTLVIGIWPRIAMDLYEASTDNLATDLGQRALVALIEHLPIG
- a CDS encoding M3 family metallopeptidase, which produces MPSPLLEGHGLPCFEQITPDLVHQDIPVLLSQLEQQFTELETTLQSRMDRCASISWEEVMQPMQRIGERLRWSWGVISHLNGVCNSPELREAHAAQQPEVVRLGNRLGQSKVLHQVLCRLRNEPSEPLSPTRQRILDSELLSMQQRGVGLDGEHQTAFNQASERLAALSTSFGNHVLDATQQWTLKLTNPEQVKGLPKRALEALAAAARDSGDAEASADEGPWLVGLDMPRYIPVLTHADDRTLRETVYRAHVSRACQGELDNAPLIEEILGLRREQAQRLGYAHWAELSLASKMADDVPAVEALLEELRAAAYPAAEMELEQLKACASRHGAAEANALAPWDITYWSEKLRRERFDLDQEALRPWFPLPQVLDGLFGLCSRLFDVEITPGDGEAPVWHNDVRFFDVRRRGGEPIAAFYLDPYSRPASKRGGAWMDECLGRHRTSDGSLVLPVAYLICNQTPPVGEAPSLMSFEEVETLFHEFGHGLQHMLTTVDEPEAAGISNVEWDAVELPSQFMENWCLDQSTLMGMARHWQTGEPLPQDEVDKLRNSRTFNAGLATLRQVHFALTDLRLHSQWTPQLGLSPDELRRDIANTTTVMDPIREDRFLCAFGHIFAGGYSAGYYSYKWAEVLSADAYAAFEEVGLDQEDQVRATGARFRDTVLSLGGSRAPAEVFKAFRGRVASSEALIRHSGLQAA